The proteins below come from a single Edaphobacter acidisoli genomic window:
- a CDS encoding threonine ammonia-lyase yields MSSTSNLNITLADIAAARERLRGSVYYTPCAHSVVLSQLTGQEVFLKLENLQMTGAFKERGALNRIATLTPEQAARGVVAASAGNHAQGVAYHATKRGIRSTIVMPLATPLVKVTATRGFGAEVVLHGANYDEACEEALRLCAAQDMTFIHPFDDPVVMAGQGTIGLEVLEQVPDLEAIVVPIGGGGLIGGIACAIKESRPEVRVVGVQTSRLPSMAAAVAEHKIVTVEPGTTIADGIAVRRAGDITFPVVEKYVDEIVTVDEDEIASAILVLLEREKMLAEGAGATALAALLQRKTSLKGGRTAVVVGGGNIDVTLLSRIIERGLVQDGRMIRLRIHLLDKPGALAELTRLIAHHRANIVDTLYNRAYYGVNLGDTAIDITLETRGPEQVKELLAALDSGGYIYSRVI; encoded by the coding sequence CAGTTGACTGGGCAAGAGGTCTTTCTCAAGCTCGAAAACCTGCAAATGACGGGCGCGTTCAAAGAGCGTGGCGCGCTGAACCGTATCGCCACACTTACGCCGGAACAGGCAGCGCGCGGCGTGGTGGCGGCAAGCGCCGGAAATCACGCGCAGGGCGTGGCCTATCACGCGACCAAGCGCGGGATTCGCAGCACCATTGTCATGCCGCTGGCGACTCCGCTGGTAAAGGTGACGGCAACGCGCGGCTTCGGCGCAGAGGTGGTGCTACATGGTGCCAACTATGACGAAGCCTGCGAAGAAGCGCTGCGGCTGTGCGCGGCGCAGGACATGACGTTTATCCATCCGTTCGACGATCCGGTCGTCATGGCGGGCCAGGGCACGATTGGGCTCGAGGTGCTTGAGCAGGTGCCCGATCTTGAAGCCATCGTAGTGCCGATTGGCGGCGGCGGCCTCATTGGTGGCATTGCGTGCGCCATCAAAGAATCACGGCCCGAAGTCCGCGTCGTGGGCGTACAAACCTCGCGATTGCCTTCGATGGCTGCGGCAGTAGCGGAGCACAAGATCGTAACGGTCGAGCCTGGAACGACGATTGCCGACGGCATCGCCGTGCGCCGCGCGGGAGACATTACATTTCCAGTAGTCGAAAAGTATGTCGACGAGATTGTGACCGTCGATGAAGACGAGATCGCATCGGCGATTCTGGTGTTGCTGGAGCGCGAGAAGATGCTCGCCGAGGGCGCAGGCGCAACGGCACTTGCTGCGCTCTTGCAGCGGAAGACCTCGCTCAAAGGCGGGCGCACAGCGGTGGTGGTTGGCGGCGGCAACATTGACGTCACGCTGCTGTCGCGGATCATCGAGCGCGGTCTGGTGCAGGACGGCCGCATGATTCGTCTGCGAATCCACCTGCTCGACAAGCCCGGCGCGCTGGCCGAGCTGACGCGGCTGATTGCGCATCATCGCGCCAACATCGTCGACACCCTCTACAACCGCGCTTACTATGGCGTGAACCTGGGCGACACAGCCATCGACATCACCCTTGAAACACGCGGCCCGGAGCAGGTAAAAGAGCTGTTGGCTGCGCTAGACTCCGGCGGTTATATCTACAGCCGTGTGATTTAG
- a CDS encoding D-alanine--D-alanine ligase family protein, whose translation MTKKHPAKKLRVGVLFGGRSGEHEVSLLSAASILKAIDKKKYEVVPIGITKQGRWVTSHDAHALLTGRFPPENPLQAGDPEATPTAAVLKRGEAIIVPPVPAESLQPLQLSTRTDLAPAHASAPLDLDAIFPVLHGTFGEDGTIQGLFELADIAYVGSGVLGSATGMDKAAMKKLFSAAGLPQTPYLALLRSEWRADPKKCRKKIEAALRYPLFVKPANLGSSVGISKVHDRSELAAAMDLAAGFDRKLVVEQGVGGPGAKPRELEVAVLGNDAPEASVVGEIVPGAEFYDYEAKYVSDTSVPIIPAKLTKAESKQIREMAVAAFRACDCAGLARVDFLMEPARKGKKPRIYLNEINTMPGFTSISMYPKLWQATGIPYKQLIDRLIGLAMERHREKQETTFTRN comes from the coding sequence ATGACGAAAAAGCATCCAGCGAAAAAGCTCCGCGTCGGTGTCCTGTTTGGCGGCCGCTCGGGCGAACACGAGGTCTCGCTCCTCTCCGCAGCCTCGATTCTGAAGGCGATCGATAAGAAGAAGTACGAGGTTGTCCCCATCGGCATCACCAAGCAGGGCCGCTGGGTTACGTCGCACGACGCGCATGCGCTGCTCACAGGCCGGTTCCCGCCGGAGAACCCGCTCCAGGCAGGCGATCCGGAGGCTACGCCCACGGCTGCAGTGCTGAAACGCGGCGAGGCTATCATCGTTCCACCTGTGCCGGCGGAGTCGCTGCAACCGCTCCAGCTTTCGACACGCACCGATCTTGCGCCTGCACATGCGAGCGCGCCGCTTGATCTGGATGCGATCTTTCCTGTTCTGCACGGCACCTTCGGCGAAGACGGTACGATTCAGGGCTTGTTTGAATTGGCTGACATCGCTTATGTCGGCTCCGGGGTGCTCGGCTCGGCCACTGGCATGGACAAGGCCGCGATGAAGAAGCTCTTTAGCGCCGCGGGCCTTCCGCAGACACCGTATCTTGCCCTGCTGCGCAGCGAGTGGCGCGCTGACCCAAAGAAGTGCAGGAAGAAGATCGAAGCCGCGCTTCGCTACCCGCTCTTTGTGAAGCCCGCGAACCTCGGCTCTTCGGTTGGCATCAGCAAAGTCCACGACCGCAGCGAACTTGCCGCAGCGATGGATCTTGCCGCCGGCTTTGATCGCAAGCTTGTCGTTGAGCAAGGTGTCGGCGGACCGGGAGCGAAGCCGCGTGAGTTGGAGGTCGCCGTGCTCGGCAACGATGCGCCTGAGGCGTCGGTTGTTGGCGAGATCGTTCCCGGCGCTGAGTTCTATGACTACGAAGCAAAATATGTCTCTGACACCAGCGTGCCGATCATTCCGGCGAAGCTTACCAAGGCCGAATCGAAGCAGATTCGTGAGATGGCCGTCGCCGCCTTTCGCGCATGCGACTGCGCCGGACTCGCGCGTGTCGACTTCCTGATGGAGCCTGCGCGCAAGGGCAAGAAGCCGCGCATCTATCTGAATGAGATCAACACCATGCCCGGCTTCACCTCGATCAGCATGTATCCGAAGCTGTGGCAGGCCACGGGCATCCCCTACAAACAGCTTATCGACCGGCTCATCGGCCTGGCGATGGAACGCCATCGGGAGAAGCAGGAGACGACGTTCACGCGGAATTAG
- a CDS encoding DUF1810 family protein, with product MREAYDLERFIEAQEGIYSRALTEVQAGEKRSHWMWFIFPQIHGLGSSAMAVQFAISSLAEAKAYLAHPVLGSRLREITQATLARL from the coding sequence ATGCGCGAAGCGTATGATCTGGAACGGTTTATCGAGGCCCAGGAGGGAATATACTCGCGTGCTCTGACTGAGGTCCAGGCAGGCGAAAAACGCAGCCATTGGATGTGGTTCATCTTCCCGCAGATTCACGGGCTGGGGTCCAGCGCGATGGCCGTACAATTCGCTATCTCCAGCCTCGCAGAGGCAAAAGCATACCTGGCGCATCCTGTACTCGGATCGCGTCTGCGCGAGATCACCCAGGCAACGCTGGCGCGGCTCTGA
- a CDS encoding molybdopterin-containing oxidoreductase family protein — protein sequence MGASQVAQPGATKTVHAVCSHDCPDSCGVLVTVDQITGRAVKIEGDPTHPVTRGFLCGKVAKYLDRVYSPDRLLYPMRRKRGAAKGPAGYGGVSGREADAFERITWDEALDEIAARLKSIADEFGPESILPYSYAGTIGQLGYGSMDRRFFYRLGASQLDRTICSTAGGEALVSVYGVKLGPAPEDFVHAGLILVWGGNVHGNNVHLWPFIEEARRAGARLVVIDPYRTRTAALADEHLAINPGTDAALALGMMHVILREGLEDAGYVARCTEGFAELKAYALRPEHSPEAVARATGIAAEVIVRLAREYALSGRKGRRPAAIRLNYGIQRSQNGGNSVRAVAMLPLITGAWQYKGGGVQLSTSGAFPFNSKALQMPELMQASPLGRAARVVNMAQLGRALTALGEKAEDGPPVKALFVYNSNPAAIAPNQNDVLRGMQRDDLFTVVHEQFFTDTADYADILLPAATFLETKDVQGAYGHLFAQLSEPAIAPLGEARNNVALFGALAQRMGFPEACFRDDEDALIDQTLASGNAWFSGITRERLEREHRARVQLPTNAAGDALPFSTPDWFRTPSGKGELTPVPVFNAPAESRANAGSAYPLEFLPRKADNYMNSTFANIPAHQHMQARTAGVLEMHSADAAARGIATGDEVEVFNARGRIALRAVINMQVQAGVVSARLDWNKLSAHGGNVNRLTSDRLTDIGGGPTFYSTLVEVRRA from the coding sequence ATGGGTGCAAGTCAGGTGGCACAGCCGGGCGCGACGAAGACTGTTCACGCGGTCTGCTCGCACGACTGCCCGGACTCCTGCGGTGTGCTTGTTACCGTAGACCAGATCACTGGGCGCGCGGTGAAGATCGAAGGCGATCCGACGCATCCGGTGACGCGCGGGTTTCTGTGCGGCAAGGTGGCGAAGTATCTCGACCGCGTGTATTCGCCTGATCGCCTGCTCTATCCTATGCGTCGCAAGCGCGGCGCAGCGAAGGGCCCTGCGGGCTATGGCGGCGTCAGTGGGCGCGAGGCCGACGCCTTCGAGCGTATTACGTGGGACGAGGCGCTCGATGAGATCGCTGCGCGTCTGAAGAGCATCGCCGATGAGTTCGGCCCGGAGAGCATTCTGCCCTACAGCTATGCGGGAACCATCGGCCAGCTTGGTTATGGATCGATGGATCGGCGCTTCTTCTACCGGCTGGGTGCGTCGCAGCTGGATCGCACGATCTGCTCGACGGCTGGCGGGGAGGCGTTGGTGAGTGTGTATGGCGTCAAGCTTGGCCCTGCTCCAGAAGATTTTGTTCATGCCGGACTGATTCTCGTGTGGGGCGGCAATGTTCATGGCAACAATGTTCACCTTTGGCCCTTCATCGAAGAGGCTCGTCGCGCGGGTGCGCGCCTGGTGGTGATTGATCCGTACCGCACGCGCACCGCTGCGCTCGCCGATGAGCATCTTGCCATCAACCCTGGCACGGATGCTGCACTCGCGCTGGGCATGATGCATGTCATCCTGCGCGAGGGTCTTGAAGATGCGGGCTATGTTGCACGGTGTACGGAAGGGTTTGCTGAGCTGAAGGCGTATGCGCTCAGGCCTGAGCACTCGCCTGAGGCTGTGGCGCGAGCTACGGGCATTGCTGCGGAGGTTATCGTCCGGCTTGCGCGAGAGTATGCGCTCAGTGGGCGCAAGGGACGCCGCCCTGCTGCGATTCGCCTGAACTACGGGATTCAGCGCAGCCAGAATGGCGGCAACTCTGTGCGCGCTGTGGCTATGCTGCCGCTCATCACTGGGGCGTGGCAGTACAAGGGCGGCGGCGTGCAGCTTTCGACCTCTGGCGCATTTCCCTTCAACTCGAAGGCGCTGCAGATGCCCGAGCTGATGCAGGCGAGCCCGCTTGGCCGTGCGGCCCGCGTGGTGAACATGGCGCAGCTTGGCCGCGCTCTCACTGCGCTTGGCGAGAAGGCAGAAGATGGCCCGCCGGTGAAAGCGCTCTTCGTCTACAACTCGAATCCGGCGGCGATTGCACCGAACCAAAACGATGTGTTGCGTGGGATGCAGCGCGACGACCTCTTTACCGTCGTGCACGAGCAGTTCTTCACCGACACGGCCGACTACGCTGACATTCTGCTGCCAGCCGCAACCTTCCTCGAAACCAAGGACGTGCAGGGAGCCTATGGGCATCTCTTCGCGCAGTTGAGCGAGCCGGCGATTGCGCCGCTCGGCGAGGCTCGCAACAACGTTGCCCTCTTCGGCGCGCTGGCTCAGCGTATGGGCTTCCCTGAGGCCTGCTTTCGCGACGATGAAGACGCGCTCATCGACCAGACACTGGCGTCGGGCAATGCGTGGTTCAGCGGAATCACGCGCGAGCGGCTGGAACGTGAACACCGCGCTCGCGTGCAGCTTCCAACGAATGCCGCTGGCGATGCGCTTCCGTTCAGCACGCCTGACTGGTTTCGGACGCCTAGCGGCAAAGGCGAGCTGACGCCTGTGCCGGTCTTCAACGCACCGGCGGAGTCACGCGCTAACGCCGGCAGCGCATATCCGCTCGAGTTTCTGCCACGCAAGGCTGATAACTACATGAACTCGACCTTCGCCAACATTCCGGCGCACCAGCATATGCAGGCTCGCACGGCGGGTGTGCTGGAGATGCACTCCGCTGACGCAGCCGCGCGCGGCATCGCCACGGGAGATGAGGTCGAGGTCTTCAACGCACGCGGACGCATCGCTCTGCGCGCAGTGATCAACATGCAGGTGCAGGCTGGCGTCGTCTCGGCGCGGCTGGACTGGAACAAGCTCTCTGCGCATGGCGGCAATGTGAACCGCCTGACTTCAGACCGCCTAACTGATATCGGTGGCGGGCCTACGTTCTATTCGACGCTGGTCGAAGTACGCCGCGCGTAA
- a CDS encoding TMEM175 family protein: MSPEHDKRPKHTTSPARLEAFSDGVIAVIITIMVLELKVPSQNGLAGLRAILPTLFVYVLSFSFTGVYWVNHHHLLHRAREVDQRILWANLGFLFWLSLIPFFTAYLLEKNIDSFSVALYVASMILTGVSYLILRLSIARRLRLEDRLEQEDVATERKHWMSLGIYLIALPLSFYHPYFALAAIAAVAVLWIVPTAGTQPCDEGPAPHL, from the coding sequence ATGAGTCCGGAACACGACAAGAGGCCAAAGCACACAACATCGCCAGCGCGGCTCGAAGCATTCTCCGATGGCGTCATCGCCGTCATCATCACCATCATGGTCCTGGAGCTGAAGGTGCCCTCGCAGAACGGCCTGGCAGGTCTGCGAGCCATCCTTCCGACGCTGTTCGTCTACGTGCTCTCGTTCAGCTTCACTGGCGTCTACTGGGTCAACCATCATCACCTTCTGCATCGCGCGCGCGAGGTGGACCAGCGCATCCTGTGGGCGAACCTGGGCTTTCTCTTCTGGCTCTCGCTGATTCCTTTCTTCACGGCGTATCTGTTGGAAAAAAACATCGACTCGTTTTCCGTAGCCCTGTATGTTGCATCGATGATTCTGACGGGCGTGTCCTACCTCATCCTGCGCTTGTCGATTGCCAGGCGCCTGCGCCTCGAAGACAGGCTCGAGCAGGAGGACGTAGCCACCGAGCGCAAGCACTGGATGTCGCTCGGCATCTATCTCATCGCGCTGCCGCTCTCCTTCTACCATCCCTACTTTGCGCTGGCAGCGATAGCCGCCGTCGCAGTCCTCTGGATCGTGCCGACGGCTGGAACTCAGCCATGCGACGAAGGCCCGGCGCCGCACCTCTAG
- a CDS encoding YybH family protein — MLFRCFCSFLLSLIVFAPPMVRAQLAPESPLHTASQQELDIVKVLLKQEAAWNHGDIDSFAAGYKNSPNIIFLTHDVSRGYAGMVDEYKRDYPTKASMGTLTYSDIEVHTLDENYAVVIGKYHLDRSKKDGGSAEGLFSLVFEKTDQGWKIILDHTT; from the coding sequence ATGCTGTTCCGTTGCTTCTGCTCCTTCTTGCTCAGCTTGATTGTGTTTGCGCCGCCGATGGTTCGCGCCCAGCTTGCGCCCGAGTCGCCTTTGCACACGGCCAGCCAGCAGGAGCTAGACATCGTGAAGGTGCTCCTGAAGCAGGAGGCCGCATGGAACCACGGCGACATCGACAGCTTTGCAGCGGGCTATAAAAATTCCCCAAACATTATTTTTCTGACGCACGATGTCTCACGCGGATACGCAGGCATGGTGGATGAGTACAAGCGCGACTATCCGACGAAGGCGTCGATGGGCACGCTCACCTACTCAGACATCGAGGTCCACACGCTGGACGAGAACTACGCCGTGGTCATCGGCAAATATCACCTCGACCGAAGCAAAAAAGACGGTGGCAGCGCAGAAGGCCTGTTCTCACTGGTCTTCGAGAAGACAGATCAGGGTTGGAAGATCATCCTCGACCACACGACGTAA
- a CDS encoding cytochrome D1 domain-containing protein, which yields MGKLSLSGFAAPLVCLALAVPAFAQTPALIAVNQGDATASVISPASARQTATIAEDVTGVHAHEAAVSPDGRTLYLPVYGSTGVGKPGLDGHEMLVVDLPSRKIIHRVDFGHGVRPHCVIYDRNSGLLYVTTELDEAVTVIDPKTLQIVAKIPTGQPQSHMLALTHDGKRGYTANVGPGTVSVLDMVAHKTLAVIPISGETQRISISPDDSMVFTSDQIKPRLAVIDTTTNKVKTWVALPGTGYGTASTHDGHWLLVAVPKAGEVAVVNLRTLKVERTIAVPSAPQEVLVRPDGRVAYVSCNASGKVAAIDLATWKVESLISAGPGADGLAWAK from the coding sequence ATGGGAAAGCTCTCTTTGTCTGGTTTCGCCGCACCCCTCGTCTGTCTCGCCCTGGCTGTGCCTGCCTTCGCGCAGACGCCTGCGTTGATTGCTGTCAACCAGGGCGATGCCACGGCAAGCGTCATCAGCCCTGCCTCGGCTCGCCAGACGGCGACCATTGCGGAGGACGTGACCGGCGTTCATGCGCATGAGGCTGCGGTGTCGCCGGATGGGCGCACGCTCTATCTGCCCGTCTATGGCAGCACCGGTGTGGGTAAGCCAGGCCTCGACGGCCATGAGATGCTGGTCGTCGATCTTCCTTCGCGCAAGATTATTCATCGCGTTGACTTTGGCCACGGCGTGCGGCCGCACTGCGTTATCTATGACCGCAACAGCGGGCTGCTCTACGTGACCACTGAACTGGATGAGGCTGTCACGGTCATCGACCCGAAGACGCTCCAGATTGTGGCGAAGATTCCGACCGGGCAGCCGCAGTCGCACATGCTTGCCCTGACGCATGATGGCAAACGCGGTTACACGGCGAACGTTGGCCCTGGGACCGTCTCGGTGCTTGACATGGTGGCGCACAAGACGCTCGCTGTCATTCCCATCTCGGGCGAGACGCAGCGGATTTCGATCTCCCCTGACGACAGCATGGTCTTTACGTCAGACCAGATAAAGCCGCGCCTGGCTGTCATCGACACCACGACGAACAAGGTGAAGACGTGGGTCGCGCTGCCGGGTACTGGCTATGGAACTGCTTCCACACACGACGGCCATTGGCTGCTTGTGGCTGTCCCGAAGGCTGGCGAGGTTGCGGTGGTGAATCTGCGGACGCTTAAGGTGGAGCGCACGATTGCCGTTCCGAGCGCGCCGCAGGAGGTCCTTGTTCGCCCGGATGGCCGCGTGGCTTATGTCTCCTGCAACGCGAGCGGCAAGGTTGCGGCGATTGATCTTGCGACGTGGAAGGTGGAGTCGCTCATTAGCGCTGGACCCGGGGCCGATGGGCTTGCGTGGGCGAAGTGA
- a CDS encoding PilZ domain-containing protein, producing the protein MAKEHVEASEEFIGPERRGVAAEDVPDRRQHPRYAIDAWAEVIVLDGSLLFRGRVLDISLAGCFIQTEARLHMRQRTPVEIVFRLNESVFRITATSRMVRPGIGAGFLFAEMSERTRLVLDALIAELGAAD; encoded by the coding sequence ATGGCGAAAGAACACGTGGAGGCATCCGAGGAGTTCATTGGGCCGGAGAGACGCGGTGTGGCTGCGGAAGACGTGCCGGACCGGCGGCAGCATCCGCGTTATGCGATCGATGCGTGGGCCGAGGTGATTGTGCTGGATGGGTCGCTGCTCTTTCGCGGGCGCGTGCTCGATATCAGTCTCGCCGGGTGCTTTATCCAGACCGAGGCGCGGCTCCACATGCGCCAGCGGACGCCTGTGGAGATCGTCTTTCGCTTGAACGAATCTGTTTTCCGCATCACGGCCACCAGCCGCATGGTGCGGCCTGGCATCGGCGCGGGGTTTTTGTTCGCAGAGATGAGCGAGCGGACGCGTCTTGTGCTGGATGCGCTGATTGCTGAACTGGGCGCGGCTGATTGA
- the frr gene encoding ribosome recycling factor produces the protein MASAMANIEALKGTHRELKTRMEKSVEDFRSYLLSARTGRANVHMLDHVRVDYYGTDTPVAQMGQVSTPEPTMILVQPYDMSMIGAIEKAIRTSGNGLNPMSDGKVVRVPVPPMTEERRKEVVKQLNKTLEDHKTAVRNIRRDGNEQIKKAAKDKLISADDEKRANEEVQQLTDAEIKRIEELFKAKEKEIMTV, from the coding sequence ATGGCATCGGCGATGGCGAATATAGAGGCGTTGAAGGGAACGCACCGCGAGCTGAAGACCCGCATGGAGAAGTCGGTGGAGGACTTCCGCAGCTATCTGCTTTCGGCGCGCACGGGCCGCGCGAATGTGCACATGCTCGACCACGTCCGCGTGGACTACTACGGCACGGATACGCCGGTCGCGCAGATGGGCCAGGTGTCGACGCCTGAGCCGACGATGATTCTGGTGCAGCCGTACGACATGAGCATGATCGGCGCGATTGAGAAGGCGATCCGCACTTCGGGTAACGGGCTGAACCCGATGAGCGACGGCAAGGTGGTCCGCGTGCCTGTGCCGCCGATGACGGAGGAGCGGCGCAAGGAAGTGGTGAAGCAGTTGAATAAGACGCTCGAAGATCACAAGACCGCGGTCCGCAACATTCGCCGCGATGGCAACGAGCAGATCAAGAAGGCCGCGAAGGACAAGCTGATCTCCGCCGACGACGAGAAGCGCGCGAATGAAGAGGTGCAGCAGTTGACCGATGCTGAAATCAAGCGCATCGAAGAACTCTTCAAGGCCAAGGAAAAGGAGATTATGACGGTTTAG
- a CDS encoding pyridoxal phosphate-dependent aminotransferase, which translates to MLRADVADVSAVDRLGLSELAPRVVQSEIRAMTVECDRVGGVNLAQGVCDTEVPAVVAEGATRAIRDGLNIYTRLDGIARLRNAIAAKVERTLGIAVDPDREVLVTSGTTGGFHAVAMALLNPGDEVLVFEPFYGYHANTLRSVRATAVPVALKEPDWALDLDTVRAAITPRTRAMVVNTPVNPCGKVFTRVELEGLAAIAQEFDLFIFTDEIYEHFIYGGVKHISPAMIPGMRERTIVMSGFSKTFSVTGWRVGYLLADAKWLGSIGYFHDLLYVCAPAPFQHGCADGVEQLGPEFYIDLAREHEAKRTMMVDALRAAGMTPHVPDGAYYVLASTGSLPGATAAEKARALLAKTGVAAVAGSAFFRPGKGEDLLRFCFAKKDADLAEACRRLKALAPK; encoded by the coding sequence ATGCTACGGGCCGATGTTGCGGATGTCTCCGCTGTAGACAGATTGGGTTTGAGCGAGCTTGCGCCGCGGGTGGTGCAGTCGGAGATTCGCGCCATGACGGTGGAGTGCGACCGTGTGGGCGGGGTGAATCTGGCGCAGGGTGTTTGCGATACGGAGGTGCCTGCGGTTGTTGCTGAGGGCGCGACGCGTGCCATCCGCGACGGACTCAACATCTATACGCGGCTGGATGGCATTGCGCGTCTGCGGAACGCGATTGCGGCGAAGGTTGAGCGTACGCTTGGCATCGCGGTTGATCCTGACCGCGAGGTGCTCGTTACCAGCGGGACTACGGGAGGCTTTCACGCTGTCGCCATGGCGCTGCTGAATCCGGGCGACGAGGTGCTGGTCTTTGAGCCGTTCTATGGCTATCACGCGAACACGCTTCGCTCGGTGCGCGCTACGGCGGTGCCGGTTGCGTTGAAGGAGCCGGACTGGGCGCTCGATCTGGACACGGTCCGCGCAGCGATTACGCCGCGCACGCGCGCTATGGTTGTCAACACGCCTGTGAACCCCTGTGGTAAGGTCTTTACGCGCGTGGAGCTTGAGGGGCTTGCGGCGATTGCGCAGGAGTTCGATCTCTTCATCTTCACCGATGAGATTTACGAGCACTTCATTTATGGCGGGGTCAAGCACATCAGCCCGGCGATGATTCCCGGGATGCGCGAGCGCACGATTGTGATGTCGGGTTTTTCGAAGACTTTCTCGGTGACGGGCTGGCGCGTCGGCTACCTGCTGGCCGATGCGAAGTGGCTTGGTTCCATCGGGTACTTCCACGACCTGCTCTATGTGTGCGCGCCTGCGCCGTTTCAGCATGGTTGTGCCGATGGCGTGGAGCAGCTTGGGCCGGAGTTTTATATCGATCTTGCGCGTGAGCACGAGGCCAAGCGCACGATGATGGTGGATGCGTTGCGCGCTGCTGGCATGACGCCGCATGTGCCTGATGGGGCCTACTACGTGCTGGCCTCCACGGGCAGCCTGCCGGGTGCGACCGCCGCGGAGAAGGCTCGTGCGCTGCTGGCGAAGACGGGAGTGGCTGCGGTTGCCGGCTCCGCGTTCTTCCGTCCGGGCAAGGGCGAGGACCTGCTGCGCTTCTGCTTTGCCAAGAAGGACGCTGATTTGGCCGAAGCGTGCCGGCGGCTGAAGGCGCTTGCACCGAAGTAA
- a CDS encoding flavin reductase family protein produces MEFKTIEPKILYFGTPVALISSLNEDGSTNLAPMSSFWALGWTLVLGLLDETKTAENLARHPECVVNLPSPDMWREVEKLAPLTGKDPVPELKAKQFRFEAQKFNAAGLTPMASESVRPERARECPVHMEARVTKMHRLGGERLVQLGGGWAAEVEIVRVHVASDFVLEDRHVDPAKWSPLIYNFRHYFRLAEHEMGKTFRAEH; encoded by the coding sequence ATGGAATTCAAGACGATTGAGCCAAAGATTCTCTACTTCGGCACGCCGGTGGCGTTGATCAGTTCGTTGAATGAAGATGGCAGCACGAACCTTGCGCCGATGTCGTCGTTCTGGGCGTTGGGTTGGACGCTGGTGCTGGGGCTGCTCGATGAGACCAAGACGGCGGAGAACCTGGCGCGTCATCCGGAGTGCGTGGTGAATCTGCCTTCGCCTGATATGTGGCGCGAGGTTGAAAAGCTGGCTCCGCTGACGGGTAAAGATCCTGTGCCGGAGTTGAAGGCGAAGCAGTTTCGCTTTGAGGCTCAGAAGTTTAATGCTGCGGGCCTGACGCCGATGGCGAGCGAAAGCGTGCGTCCTGAGCGGGCACGGGAGTGTCCTGTGCACATGGAGGCGCGGGTGACGAAGATGCACAGGCTTGGGGGCGAGCGGCTGGTGCAGCTTGGCGGAGGCTGGGCGGCTGAGGTCGAGATCGTCCGCGTGCATGTTGCGAGCGATTTTGTGCTCGAAGACAGGCACGTCGATCCGGCAAAGTGGTCTCCGCTGATCTACAACTTCCGGCATTATTTTCGGCTGGCTGAACACGAGATGGGCAAGACGTTTCGCGCCGAGCACTAG
- the lipA gene encoding lipoyl synthase yields MTPTAELVQIDLAPKKPAPKPEWLKAKAPMGETFHTLKKMARELELHTVCESAHCPNIGECWNQKAATFMMLGNLCTRRCGFCAVPKGKPEPIDFDEPRRVAYAVAQLGLNHAVVTSVNRDDDNIGAARAFVMVIEEIRRQAPGCRVEVLTPDFQGVEESLRMVVAAQPEILNHNIETVPRLYRIAKSGGRYERSLEFLEKAKRIAAESGHTQVTKTGIIVGMGEEMHELLAVFRDLADRKVDILTIGQYLRPSRDHIVMTRYYTPEEFAFLKHEALAMGFRHVESGPLVRSSYHAQEQAESTGLA; encoded by the coding sequence ATGACTCCGACTGCCGAGCTGGTGCAGATAGACCTTGCCCCGAAGAAGCCCGCGCCTAAGCCTGAGTGGCTGAAGGCGAAGGCGCCGATGGGCGAGACCTTTCATACGCTCAAAAAAATGGCGCGCGAGCTGGAGCTGCACACCGTCTGCGAGAGCGCGCACTGCCCCAACATCGGCGAGTGCTGGAACCAGAAGGCCGCGACCTTCATGATGCTGGGCAATCTGTGCACGCGGCGCTGCGGGTTCTGCGCTGTGCCCAAGGGCAAGCCGGAGCCGATTGACTTCGACGAGCCGCGGCGTGTGGCTTATGCGGTGGCGCAGCTTGGCCTGAACCACGCCGTCGTCACCAGCGTGAACCGCGACGACGACAATATTGGCGCGGCGCGGGCGTTCGTCATGGTCATCGAGGAGATTCGCAGGCAGGCTCCCGGCTGCCGCGTTGAGGTGCTGACGCCGGATTTTCAGGGCGTGGAAGAATCGCTGCGCATGGTTGTGGCCGCGCAGCCGGAGATTCTGAATCACAACATCGAGACTGTGCCGCGCTTGTATCGCATTGCCAAGAGCGGTGGGCGCTACGAGCGCTCGCTTGAGTTTCTTGAGAAGGCCAAGCGAATCGCAGCAGAGAGCGGCCATACACAGGTGACGAAGACTGGCATCATTGTCGGGATGGGCGAAGAGATGCACGAGCTGCTGGCTGTCTTCCGCGACCTGGCGGATCGCAAGGTGGACATTCTGACCATTGGCCAGTATCTGCGGCCCTCGCGCGACCACATCGTGATGACGCGCTACTACACGCCGGAAGAGTTCGCCTTCCTGAAGCATGAGGCGCTGGCGATGGGCTTCAGGCATGTCGAGAGCGGCCCGCTGGTGCGGTCGAGCTATCATGCGCAGGAGCAGGCTGAGTCTACAGGGTTGGCATAG